In a single window of the Biomphalaria glabrata chromosome 13, xgBioGlab47.1, whole genome shotgun sequence genome:
- the LOC106058395 gene encoding golgin subfamily A member 6-like protein 24: MRIILAVALCVLPIVLAGDYSKMWAELEAELKEKMSEADQEGRGGWGEHKGWGDKRQEKNDDKEDESSDWGVKQHKGWGEQKSKGWGEEKRKDSEEQQDSEKETSKSWGQHKSKGWGDNKKKVADDSEEQKDDDQVEGWGKKKFGGWGEQKSKGWGGEKKQVADDSEEEKEDNEVVVGWGKKKFGGWGEQKSKGWGKEEKKDSDDDEENFKEKMREQYLEFKEYLRLKALKANEEKEAKAEILKQMEKVQMKKWLAEKLNQVSAEFEEQKMSFVFNLTEHFLGLCQGESDPRLVLERLATGYFAVPEESIPTTNGSGMPFDNQMGDTIGFFNGSFPQILNDPIFRQRKVETFAAMEAKERVKHVLKGYVHIMCAAAEHLTSFVELVETQVIACKQGLATCNFPISG; this comes from the exons ATGAGGATCATCCTGGCAGTGGCGCTTTGTGTTCTGCCCATAGTTCTGGCTGGCGACTACAGCAAAATGTGGGCAGAGCTGGAGGCAGAGCTGAAAGAGAAAATGAGCGAGGCGGATCAAGAGGGCAGAGGCGGATGGGGCGAGCACAAAGGCTGGGGCGACAAAAGGCAAGAGAAAAACGACGACAAAGAAGACGAGAGCAGTGACTGGGGCGTGAAACAGCACAAGGGCTGGGGGGAGCAGAAATCAAAGGGCTGGGGCGAAGAGAAGAGGAAAGACAGCGAGGAGCAACAAGATTCTGAAAAGGAGACCAGCAAATCGTGGGGGCAGCACAAGTCCAAAGGATGGGGAGATAACAAGAAAAAGGTTGCAGACGACAGCGAGGAGCAGAAAGATGATGATCAGGTCGAGGGATGGGGCAAGAAAAAGTTTGGGGGCTGGGGGGAGCAAAAGTCCAAAGGCTGGGGAGGGGAGAAGAAACAAGTAGCAGACGACAGCGAAGAGGAGAAAGAGGATAATGAGGTTGTCGTTGGATGGGGCAAAAAGAAGTTTGGGGGCTGGGGGGAGCAAAAGTCCAAAGGCTGGGGCAAGGAAGAGAAAAAG gaCTCCGACGATGACGAGGAGAActtcaaagaaaaaatgagGGAACAATATTTGGAATTCAAAGAATATCTTAGACTCAAA GCTCTCAAAGCTAACGAAGAGAAGGAGGCTAAAGCTGAGATCTTGAAGCAGATGGAAAAAGTTCAAATGAAGAAATGGCTGGCTGAAAAACTGAACCAGGTCAGTGCGGAGTTCGAGGAGCAGAAGATGAGCTTCGTTTTCAACCTAACAGAACACTTCCTGGGACTGTGTCAAGGCGAGAGTGACCCTCGATTGGTCCTGGAAAG ATTGGCCACTGGTTATTTCGCTGTCCCTGAAGAGAGTATTCCAACAACCAATGGCAGTGGAATGCCCTTTGACAACCAAATGGGGGATACTATTGGATTCTTTAATGGTTCTTTCCCACAGATTTTAAACGATCCAATATTCAGACAG CGCAAGGTGGAGACGTTTGCTGCCATGGAGGCCAAGGAGAGGGTCAAGCATGTCCTCAAGGGATACGTCCACATCATGTGCGCTGCTGCTGAACATCTGACCAGCTTCGTGGAGCTGGTGGAGACACAGGTCATCGCCTGCAAGCAAGGGCTGGCCACATGTA ATTTCCCAATCTCTGGCTAA